Below is a genomic region from Rhodohalobacter sp. 614A.
CCCAGATCAGGTTTTGAATCATCTTGCTGTAGGTAGCTTCCGAAAGTTTGATGAGATTAACGACATCCTCCGGATTATTCTTCACCAACACAATATCACCCGTTTCAACGGCTACGTCAGAACCGGCGCCAATGGCAATTCCAACATCAGCTTGTGCAAGGGCGGGGGCATCATTCACACCGTCACCCGTCATAGCCACTCGTTTTCCCTGACCCTGAACCTCTTTCACTTTATCGGCTTTTTCATCGGGCAAAACTTCTGCGAAAACCTGATCGATATCCAACTCCTTCGCCACATATTCCGCGGTTTGTTTGTTATCGCCGGTCAGCATTACACATTCAAGCCCCATTTCATGCAGTGTTTTGATGGCATTTCGTGAAGATTCCCGGATTTTATCACCCAAAGCGATGGCTCCGCAGAGTTCATCATCCATCAAAATAAATACAACCGTTTTTCCTTGTGATGAAATCTCTTCCACTTCACCTTTTGGGTAATCGATTTCTTGTTCACGAATATATCCGGGACTAACCACCTTCACATTCTTCCCGTCTACAACGCCTTCAATTCCCTTTCCGGTGATGGAATTAAATTTCTCCACATCCAACGTTTTTTCAGCTTTTTCCAGAATGCCTTTGGCGATGGGATGTTCTGAATTGGTTTCAAGGGAAGCGGCGTAGGTTAAAAGTTCATCATCAGAAAATTGATCGTTGAAATTCAGAATATCTGTGACGGAAAAAGTTCCTTCCGTAAGGGTTCCCGTTTTATCAAAAATGACAGCCTGGAGATTTCGTGCTTGTTCAAATGCGGCACGATTTCGAATCAAAAATCCATTGGTTGCGGCCAAACTCGTGGAGACAGAAACAACCAGCGGAATAGCCAGTCCAAGGGCGTGCGGACACGTGATTACCATCACCGTAACCGTTCGGTTCATGATGAAACTGATATCCTGACCGGTAAAAAATGCCCATCCGGAAAAGGTTAATACTCCGGCGGAAATGGCAGTAATGGTTAGCCAAAAAGCGGCTTGATTCGCAAGATCCTGAGTTTTGGATTTACTTTCCTGTGCCTGCCTTACAAGATCTACAACTTGCGAGAGAAACGATTCATCGCCCGTTTTCTTGATCTCGATGGTCAGCGATCCTTTTCCATTCACGGCTCCCCCGATCACCTCATCATCTTTGGATTTATTGACCGGTTTCGATTCGCCGGTTAACATCGCTTCATTCACACTGGATTCGCCTTTCACTACAATGCCATCTGCCGGAACTTTCTCGCCCGGTTTGATGAGAACTTTGTCACCTTTTTGAATCTCTTCCAGCGGCACATCTTCGGTAGATCCGTCCTGATTAACACGGTGTGCTTCTCCCGGTAAAAGTTCTGCCAGTTCTTCAAGGGCAGCTGAGGCGCTCAAAACAGATCGCATCTCCACCCAATGGCCCAGCAGCATAATTCCAACCAAGGTGGAAAGTTCCCAGTAGAGTAAGTGACCATCAAACCCAAAAACCACGGCCGTACTGTATACATAGGCAACGGTGATCGCCAGGCCAATGAGTGTCATCATTCCGGGTTGTTTGTCTTTGATTTCATCCATCAAGCCTTTTAAAAATGGCCAGCCGCCAAAGAAATAGACCACCGTTGAGAAAGCGGCAAGAATCCAGGAATCACCGGTAAACTGCCAGTCCACGCCCAGAAATTCCTGGATCATGGGGGAGAGAGCAAGAATAGGAACGGTAAGTGCCAAAACCCACCAAAACCGGAATTTAAAATCCTCTACCATCATTTTATGGTGCGCCCGGTGGTCATGATGTTTATGCCCCTCGTGTTCTTTATGCTGATGACCGTCATGATTATTATGATTATGCTGATGTTTATCGTGATGATGATCTTCGTGATTCATGGTGTTTATTTATTTGGTATTCGTGATATGGTTTTTAAAATGCTTCGACGGTCTCTCCACAGTTATGCATTTGATTTCCGTAATAGGGGTTTTGAATTCCCTCACTGTCGCTGATCCACAGACTTCCACCTCCATACATCGGGCAGAATTGTTTGTAGAGAGTTCCTTCATATCCAAATTCTTCTACGGCAGCAACCAGTTCTTCAGACACCTGTTTAAATGCGGCCCGAAGCTCCTCGATGTTGTTCGTCCGAATATCTGTAAATGATCGAAGTTGAGTGTTTGCCTCATCGTAATCGTCATTTGCAAGAGCTTCTTTTGTTTCGAGATAAGCCGGCATTACAGATTCGAGGTCCTGTTGTGAATGAATATTTAAACTCTGTTGCTTCTCAGGTTGCTGGTTTGATTGCATATCCATTTGTTGATGTTGGGAATGATCCTCATTGCTGTTCTGATCCATCTGTATACTGCCATGATCATGAGCCGATCGATTTGCACCTGTGCCGGGCTCGCGGTTCATCATGCTCAGTTTATCAGAGAGTTGAGCTGCACTGTCGATTTTAAAGGTTCCGTTTGTTACAACCTGTTCACCTTCCGACAAACCCGATTCAACTACATAGTAGTTTCCAGCCCGGTTTCCGAGCATTACTTCTTTTGCTTGAAAGGAAGGTGTTGAAGTATTTGGAATTTGTACATACACAATTGAACGTTTCCCCGTCCACATGATAGCCGATCGTGGGACCATTAAATGAAATTCACCAGACACATCTGATTCAACCTCCGCCGTGGCCAACATTCCCGGTTTTAACTGGTTATTTGGATTTTGAACGCGTGCACGGATCGTGGCTGTTCGGGATTGATTATCCAGAAATGGATCTACATATATCACCGTGGATTCAAATGAATGGCCGGGCAAGGCTTCAACTGCAAATTGTATTTGATCTCCTTCCTGAATGGAAGAAATATTCGATTCAAATGCCTGGAAATCGACCCAAACCGTAGAGAGATCAACAATTCGATAAAGCATTCCTCCTTCCATGACATGATCTTCCCGGGAAATTGCTAATTCGGAAACGTATCCGCTGACCGGAGAGTAGAAGTCAAGCTCGTTCATGATT
It encodes:
- a CDS encoding copper-translocating P-type ATPase produces the protein MNHEDHHHDKHQHNHNNHDGHQHKEHEGHKHHDHRAHHKMMVEDFKFRFWWVLALTVPILALSPMIQEFLGVDWQFTGDSWILAAFSTVVYFFGGWPFLKGLMDEIKDKQPGMMTLIGLAITVAYVYSTAVVFGFDGHLLYWELSTLVGIMLLGHWVEMRSVLSASAALEELAELLPGEAHRVNQDGSTEDVPLEEIQKGDKVLIKPGEKVPADGIVVKGESSVNEAMLTGESKPVNKSKDDEVIGGAVNGKGSLTIEIKKTGDESFLSQVVDLVRQAQESKSKTQDLANQAAFWLTITAISAGVLTFSGWAFFTGQDISFIMNRTVTVMVITCPHALGLAIPLVVSVSTSLAATNGFLIRNRAAFEQARNLQAVIFDKTGTLTEGTFSVTDILNFNDQFSDDELLTYAASLETNSEHPIAKGILEKAEKTLDVEKFNSITGKGIEGVVDGKNVKVVSPGYIREQEIDYPKGEVEEISSQGKTVVFILMDDELCGAIALGDKIRESSRNAIKTLHEMGLECVMLTGDNKQTAEYVAKELDIDQVFAEVLPDEKADKVKEVQGQGKRVAMTGDGVNDAPALAQADVGIAIGAGSDVAVETGDIVLVKNNPEDVVNLIKLSEATYSKMIQNLIWATGYNVITIPLAAGVLYSWGIILSPAVGAVLMSLSTVIVAINARFLKLKK
- a CDS encoding efflux RND transporter periplasmic adaptor subunit, yielding MNTKNILLYAGLLVLGLFLGYLFFGGTDTEQPMDEHIEEAHTDEQGNVVYTCSMHPQVRQNEPGNCPICGMELIPAEDESEQSAADPNTLTMTQASMKLAEIQTTPVIRDQPVSTFTLPGKVTENQNNVSNVTAHFPGRIRNLYVDYAGTYVREGQRLASIYSPELIAAQQELLETAKYKNQNPRLYEAARRKLMLWEFPESTINQIEQSGEIMNELDFYSPVSGYVSELAISREDHVMEGGMLYRIVDLSTVWVDFQAFESNISSIQEGDQIQFAVEALPGHSFESTVIYVDPFLDNQSRTATIRARVQNPNNQLKPGMLATAEVESDVSGEFHLMVPRSAIMWTGKRSIVYVQIPNTSTPSFQAKEVMLGNRAGNYYVVESGLSEGEQVVTNGTFKIDSAAQLSDKLSMMNREPGTGANRSAHDHGSIQMDQNSNEDHSQHQQMDMQSNQQPEKQQSLNIHSQQDLESVMPAYLETKEALANDDYDEANTQLRSFTDIRTNNIEELRAAFKQVSEELVAAVEEFGYEGTLYKQFCPMYGGGSLWISDSEGIQNPYYGNQMHNCGETVEAF